The genomic stretch GATCACGGCGGACGGGGCGGTGCGCTGCGGCGACCCGAGCGGCACCGGCCTCGGCGGCCCGTCGTACTCGTTCTACAGCGAGAACGTGCCGCCCGCGCCGGAGGCGTCGCCCAGCCCGTCGGCGGACCAGCCGCCCACGTACCCCAAGGGCACGGTGGCGATGATCAGCAACCCGCCGGGTGCCAACGGCAGCCAGTTCCTGATCTTCTTCGAGGACTTCACCACCGCCGAGCCGGCTTTCCCGGTCATCGGTCGGGTCACCGGCGGCCTCGACGTGGTGGAGAAGATCGGTGCCCTGCCGACCGTGGAGAATGAGGCTGGGGAGAAGGTCAAGCCGGAGAACGACGACGTGGTCGTGCAGAGCCTGACCGTCGGCGAGCCGGGGCTGGACCCGGCGTCACCGGCCGATCCCACGCCGGCGGGCACGTCCAGCCCGGCGGCCTCCGGCGTACCCGAGGCCAGCGCCAGCGCCGGCTGACCCACTTCGGCGGTCCCACCCACCGCAGCGGCATCCACATACAGTCCAGGAGGATCGAGGCGTGACGTCCACCAGAGAGCGGCAGCGCGCGGCGGCCCGCGCCCGGCTCGAGAAGGAGATGGCCGAGCGGGCGACGCGGGCGCGCAAGCGCCGCCAGACCCAGGCGGTGGTCGGGGCCGGAGCGGTCCTGCTGCTGGTGGTCGCCGGCACGGCCTGGCTCGCCACCAACCTGATCGGCGACGACAGCGGTGGCGACACCGCTGCCCAGGGCGGCAGCACCGCGGAGTGCGGCTGGGTGGAGATCCCGGCGGATCAGCGGACCCCGACGACCAAGGATGTCGGGCTGCCGGACGCCCAGCAGAGCCGGGTCGGCACCCAGACCATGACGATCACCACCAACCTCGGCCCGATCACCGCGCGGATCGACCGGGCGGCGGTGCCCTGCACCGCAGGCAGTTTCACCCACCTGGCCGAGCAGAACTTCTTCGACAACACCAAGTGCCACCGCCTGGTGACCGAGGGCATCAAGGTGCTCCAGTGCGGCGACCCGAGCTCCACCGGCGCCGGCTGGCGGGAGACCGACGGCACCGGCGGTCCGGCGTACCGCATGCCGGAGGAGAACCTGCCCACCGACAGGCGCCCGCCGTACGAGGCCGGCGTCATCGCGATGGCGAACTCCGGCCAGCCGGCCAGCACCGGCAGCCAGTTCTTCATCGTCTACGGTGACTCGCCGCTGGACCCGAACTACACCGTGCTCGGCACGATCACCGGCGGGATGGACATCGTCAACGACGTCGCCGCCGCCGGTGACGACGGCGCGTTCGCCCAGCAGGCCGGGGGCGGCCACCCGAAAAAGGAGATCGTCATCACCGATCTGACCATGAGCGCACCAACGGGCTGAGCCCCGCACACGACAAGCGCCCGCCGGCTGAGCCGGTGGGCGCTTTCGTTGTCCGGGGGTACGCCTCAGGAACCGGAGGTGACCCGGTAGGCGTCGAAGACCCCGTCGACCTTGCGGACGGCCGCGAGCAGATGCCCCAGGTGCTTCGGATCGGCCATCTCGAAACTGAACCGGCTCACCGCCACCCGGTCCCGGGTGGTGGTGACGGTCGCGGAGAGGATGTTGACCCGCTCCTCGGAGAGCACCCGGGTGACGTCCGCGAGCAGCTTGTGCCGGTCCAGCGCCTCCACCTGGATGGCGACCAGGAACGTCGAGGCGGAGGTGAGCTTCCAGCTCACCTCGACCACCCGCTCGCCCTGGGCGCGCAGGTCCTCGGAGTTGGCACAGTCGTCACGGTGCACGCTGACCCCGCCGGAGCGGGTGACGAAGCCGAACACCGTGTCCGGCGGCACCGGGGTGCAGCAGCGGGCCAGTTTGATCCAGACGTCGCTGACGCCCCGCACGACCACACCCGGGTCGTGGCTGGAGGCCCGGCTGCGCGGCGGCCGGGTGGCCACCGCCGTCTCCGCGATGTCCTCGGCCGCACCCTCCTCGCCGCCGTAGGAGGCCATCAGCTTCTGCACCACCGACTGCGCGGAGACCTGACTGTCCCCGACCGCCGCGTACAGCGACGCCACGTCGGCCAGGTGCAGGTCCCGGGCGATCGCCATCAGGTTGTCGGAGGTGAGCATCCGCTGCAAGGGCATGCCCTGCTTGCGCATGGCCTTGACGATCGCGTCCTTGCCCTCCTCGATCGCCTCCTCGCGCCGCTCCTTGTTGAAGTACTGCCGGATCTTCGTCCGCGCCCGGGGGCTCTTGACGAAACCCAACCAGTCCTGCGTCGGGCCGGCCGTCTCCGACTTCGAGGTGAAGATCTCGATCACGTCACCGTTGGACAGCGTCGACTCCAACGGCACCAACTTGCCGTTGACCCGCGCCCCGATGCACTTGTGCCCCACCTCGGTATGCACCGCGTACGCGAAGTCCACCGGCGTCGACCCCGTCGGCAACGGGATCACGTCGCCCTTCGGCGTGAAGACGTACACCTCCTGGCTGGACAGGTCGAACCGCAACGCGTCCAGGAACTCGCTCGGGTCCGCCGCCTCCCGCTGCCAGTCCAACAACTGCCGCAGCCACGTCATCTCGTCGATGTGCGCCGGCGGCCCGACGATCTGGGTGCCCTTCTCCTTGTACTTCCAGTGCGCCGCGATGCCGAACTCCGCCGTACGGTGCATCGCGTACGTCCGGATCTGCATCTCCACCGGCTTGCCGGTCGGCCCGATCACCGTCGTGTGCAACGACTGGTACATGTTGAACTTGGGCATCGCGATGTAGTCCTTGAACCGGCCCGGCACCGGCTGCCAGTTCGCGTGGATCACACCCAACGCCGCGTAGCAGTCCCGCACCGTGTCGACCAGGATCCGCACACCCACCAGGTCGTAGATGTCGTTGAAGTCCCGACCTCGCACGATCATCTTTTGGTAGATCGAGTACAGGTGCTTCGGCCGACCCGTCGTCTCCGCCTTGATCTTGGCGGTCTTCAGGTCGACCTGCACCTTCTGCGTCACCTGCCGCAGCAACGCCTCCCGCTGCGGCTGGTGCTCCCCGATCAGCCGGTTGATCTCCTCGAACCGCTTCGGGAACAACGTCCCGAACGCGAGGTCCTCCAGCTCCCACTTGATGGTGTTCATACCCAGGCGGTGGGCCAGCGGGGCGAGGATCTCCAGCGTCTCCTTGGCCTTCTGCTCCCGCTTCGGCGCGGGCAGGAAGGAGAGCGTCCGCATGTTGTGCAGCCGGTCGGCCAGCTTGATCACCAGGACGCGCGGGTCCTTGGCCATGGCGACGACCATCTTGCGGATCGTCTCGGCCTTCGCCGCGTCGCCGAGCTTGACCTTGTCGAGCTTGGTGACGCCGTCGACCAGCAGCGCGACCTCGCCGCCGAAGTCCGTCCGCATCTGGTCCAGCGAGTACTCCGTGTCCTCGATGGTGTCGTGCAGCAACGCGGCGACCAGCGTGGTGGTGTCCATACCCAGGTTGGCCAGGATGGTCGCCACCGCGAGCGGGTGGGTGATGTACGGGTCGCCGGACTTGCGGTACTGACCCGAGTGCCACCGCGCGGCGGTGTCGAAGGCACGTTGCAGCAGCCGGGCATCCGCCTTGGGGTGATTCTCCCGGTGTGACGAGATCAGCGGTTCCAACACCTCGCTGACCTGCGACGACTGCCACGGTGCGTTGAACCGCGCCAACCGCGCCCGCACCCGTCGGCCGGTGGGCGCGTTGGACAGCCCGAAGCCACTGCTCGGTATCGGGTCGCCGGAGGTCGCGACGGACCCGCCGTCGGCTGCGGCGGTGACCGCCACGTCGCCGGTCGGCCGCGCCGCGCCGGACGCCCCGGTCACGGCCGGTGTGGCGCCGTCGGGGTCGGTCAGCGAGCCGTTCGCGTCACCTGTCGGGTGCACCGTGCCCTCCACCGGAGGGACGACATCGTGAGACACCGGCCTCCTCACCGCTCGCCGGGGAAAGACCGACCGTGTGTCGGCCGCTCTGGTCTCGCGCCTCTCGGACGACTCACCGTCCGGTCAGCAATGGGCAATGTTACCCGTACCGACGGTGCCCTGCCGCTCCGCCGGACGTACCGTGCCGCCTCGGTCGCCGGTGGCGGGTCGGTTCAAACGGTCAGCAGGGCATGGACGGGACGCGGCGCCAATCGCGCCCGCCCACCCAGGAAGGAGAGCTCCAGCAGCACGGTGAAACCGGCGACGGCGCCACCGGCCCGTTCCACCAGGTCCAGCGTGGCCGCAGCGGTGCCGCCGGTGGCGAGTACGTCGTCCACCACCAGCACCCGGTGCCCCGCGGTGAACGCGTCCTGGTGCACCTCCAGCGTCGCCTCGCCGTACTCCAGCGCGTACGAGGCGGCGTACGCGGGCCGGGGCAGCTTGCCGGCCTTGCGCACCGGCACCACACCGACTCCGGTCGCGTACGCGATCGCGGCGGCGACCACGAAGCCACGCGCCTCGATGCCGACCACCGTGTCGAAGGAGTCCCGCCCGTGGTGGGCGACGATCCCGTCGATCACCGTCCGGAAGGTCTCGCCGTCGGCGAACAGCGGCATCAGGTCCTTGAACATCACGCCCGGCTTCGGGAAGTCGGGTACGTCGAGCACCCGGCTGGCCACCAGCCGGGCGGTCTCCGGGCCGCTGTCGCCGCGTACCGCGGTGCTGTGGGTCTCCGTCACGACGCTTCCGTTCCCTTCCACCAGACAACGGCGCCCTGCACGCTGCTCGCACAGCATGCAGGACGCCGTCGTGTTCGTCCCTGCCGGGGCGGTCCTAGCCCGGTCAGCGCCGTTTGCCGCCACCCGGGCGATTGCCGCCCCCGCCGCCGGGGCGGCCACCACGGGCACCACCGGAGCGCTTGCCGGCCGGACGCGCGCCCACCTTCGGCGCGGCGGCGCCGGCCAGGGCGGCACCCGCCTCGGCGGACACCGGCTCCTCGTCCGGCTCGGTCGACTCGGTCGACTCCGCCTTGCGGGAGCCCTTGGCCGGCGTCTCCCGGGTGGCACCGGCCCGGCGGGCCACCACCCGCTTGTTGTGCGCGTCGATCCGCGGGTCGCGGTTCTTGAGCACCACCAGCAGCGGCGTGGCCAGGGTGATCGAGGTGACGAAGGCCATCGCCATACCGACGAACAGCACCAGACCGAGGTCCTTCAGGGTGCCCGCGCCGAGCAGGCCGGCCCCGATGAAGAGGATGCCGCCGACCGGGAGCAGGGCCACCACCGAGGTGTTGATCGACCGCATCAGGCTCTGGTTGACGGCCAGGTTGGCCGCCTCGCCGTACGTCTGGTTGTTGTTCGCGGTGATCCCTCTGGTGTTCTCCTGCACCTTGTCGAAGACCACCACCACGTCGTACAGGGCGAAGCCCAGGATGGTGAGGAATCCGACAATGGTCGACGGAGTGACCTCGAAGCCGACGATCGAGTAGATGCCGGCGGTGAGGACCAGGTTCATCAACAGCGAGAAGAGCGCCGCGATGGCCATGTTCAGCTCGAAGCGCAGGACCAGGTAGACGGTGACCAGCGCAAGGAAGATGACCAGACCGAGCAGGGCCCGGTTGGTCACCTGACTGCCCCACGCCTCGCTGACCCGGTTGCTGCTGATCGACTCGGGATCGATGCCGAACTGCTGACCCAGGGTGGTCTTGACCGCCTGGACCTGCTCGCCAGTCAGCTCGGTGGTCCGCAGCTCGTAGAACTCGCTGCCGCCGCCACCGCCGACCCGCTGCGCGGTGACCACGTGGGCGCCGGCCTGAGCGAGCGCGTCGTCCGTGGCGGCCTCGGCGTCCTGCAACGTGCCGACGCTGGTCGGGACCTGGAACGAGTTGCCGCCGGCGAACTCGATACCGAGGCTGAAACCGCGGAAGAGGACACTGCCCAGCGCGATCATCGCCAGCACCGCGGCGATGGTGAACCACAGCTTGCGGCGGCCGATGACGTTGAGGCCGGCCTCGCCCCGGTAAAGGCGGGCGGCCAGACCGTTCTCAGCGGACATGTCACGCCTCCTTGGCGCGCTGGTTGCGGGGCTGGGTCGGCGTCGAGCGGGCGGGCAGCACCCGGCCGAGCCCGCTGACCCGCGGGGACAGGAACGCCTTGGTGCTGGCGAGCATCGTCATGATCGGGTGTCGGAAGAGGAAGACCACGAGCAGGTCGAGCACCGTCGCCAGACCGAGGGCGAAGGCGAAGCCCTTCACCGTGCCGACCGAGACGATGTAGAGCACCACCGCCGACAGGATGGTGATGGCGTTCGCCGAGATGATCGTCCGGCGGGCCCGGATCCAGGCTCGGGGCACCGCGCTGCGCGGGCTGCGGCCCTCGCGGATCTCGTCCTTCAGCCGTTCGAAGTAGATGACGAACGAGTCCGCCGCCACACCGAGCGAGACGATGATGCCGGCGATGCCGGCGAGGGTGAGCGTGAAGCCGATCTGCCGGCCGAGGAACACCAGGGCGCCGAAGAGCAGCAGAGCCGACGCGACCAGGCTCAGGAAGATGACCGAGCCGAGCAGGCGGTAGTAGAAGAGCGAGTAGATGACGACCAGCAGCATGCCGATGCCGGCCGCGAGCAGACCGGCGCGCAGGTGGCTGGCGCCCAGCGTGGCGGTGACGTTCTGGGCCTCCTGGGCCTCGAAGGTCACCGGCAGAGCGCCGTAGCTGAGGTAGCCGGCCAGTTCGCTGGCCTCGGCGTTGGTGAAGTTGCCGGTGATCTGCGAGCTGCCGACGAGCACGCCCTGGATCTGCGGCGACGAGATGATCTTGTTGTCCAGCACCACGGCGACCCGGCAGCGGCCCTCGTCGCCGAGCGCGGAGGCGTCGCAGGCCTGGCCCTCGTTGTGGAACGCCTCGCGGGTCAGGGCGGTCCACTTCTCCCCGCCGGTCCGGGTGAAGTCCAGGCTGACCACCCACTGGCTGGTCTGGTCCCGCACCGCGGTGGCGCTGCTGACGTCGGTGCCGAGCACCTTCGCCACGTCCAGCAGGTTCTTGATGGAGCCCGCCTCGCAGGAGACCACCTGCTGCTCCGGGTCGGAGATGGAGGCCGGTGGCCGTTCGTCGAGCTGGAGGCACCCGATGGTCGGCACGTTGAACTGCATCTGTGCCGGCAGCACCGCGACCTCACGGCCGGACAACTCGGCGAAGGGTGCGAGCTTCTCGGCCAGCGACGGGTCGGCGGCCAGGTC from Micromonospora craniellae encodes the following:
- a CDS encoding peptidylprolyl isomerase, with the translated sequence MTSTRERQRAAARARLEKEMAERATRARKRRQTQAVVGAGAVLLLVVAGTAWLATNLIGDDSGGDTAAQGGSTAECGWVEIPADQRTPTTKDVGLPDAQQSRVGTQTMTITTNLGPITARIDRAAVPCTAGSFTHLAEQNFFDNTKCHRLVTEGIKVLQCGDPSSTGAGWRETDGTGGPAYRMPEENLPTDRRPPYEAGVIAMANSGQPASTGSQFFIVYGDSPLDPNYTVLGTITGGMDIVNDVAAAGDDGAFAQQAGGGHPKKEIVITDLTMSAPTG
- a CDS encoding adenine phosphoribosyltransferase, whose product is MTETHSTAVRGDSGPETARLVASRVLDVPDFPKPGVMFKDLMPLFADGETFRTVIDGIVAHHGRDSFDTVVGIEARGFVVAAAIAYATGVGVVPVRKAGKLPRPAYAASYALEYGEATLEVHQDAFTAGHRVLVVDDVLATGGTAAATLDLVERAGGAVAGFTVLLELSFLGGRARLAPRPVHALLTV
- the secF gene encoding protein translocase subunit SecF, with protein sequence MSAENGLAARLYRGEAGLNVIGRRKLWFTIAAVLAMIALGSVLFRGFSLGIEFAGGNSFQVPTSVGTLQDAEAATDDALAQAGAHVVTAQRVGGGGGSEFYELRTTELTGEQVQAVKTTLGQQFGIDPESISSNRVSEAWGSQVTNRALLGLVIFLALVTVYLVLRFELNMAIAALFSLLMNLVLTAGIYSIVGFEVTPSTIVGFLTILGFALYDVVVVFDKVQENTRGITANNNQTYGEAANLAVNQSLMRSINTSVVALLPVGGILFIGAGLLGAGTLKDLGLVLFVGMAMAFVTSITLATPLLVVLKNRDPRIDAHNKRVVARRAGATRETPAKGSRKAESTESTEPDEEPVSAEAGAALAGAAAPKVGARPAGKRSGGARGGRPGGGGGNRPGGGKRR
- the secD gene encoding protein translocase subunit SecD; translated protein: MAPPQGQMRPGRQLAVLGAIFVVLYLLVFFSAGASGGWKDRLEPRLGLDLVGGTRMTLEATNTIDGRAPTADNLEKARQIIESRVNAYGVAEAEVITEGDRNIVISLPGENRDLTEVGSPAELRFRKVLKIADGSGTIRTPAPTPTGSVEPTPSGEADATPSATPEAEATSSPTAGGQGGGAPTPTPTATEGPAASPSPTTGDEDVPRTIEEQRQAVEQKVGAEAWAAANGLQAPADLAADPSLAEKLAPFAELSGREVAVLPAQMQFNVPTIGCLQLDERPPASISDPEQQVVSCEAGSIKNLLDVAKVLGTDVSSATAVRDQTSQWVVSLDFTRTGGEKWTALTREAFHNEGQACDASALGDEGRCRVAVVLDNKIISSPQIQGVLVGSSQITGNFTNAEASELAGYLSYGALPVTFEAQEAQNVTATLGASHLRAGLLAAGIGMLLVVIYSLFYYRLLGSVIFLSLVASALLLFGALVFLGRQIGFTLTLAGIAGIIVSLGVAADSFVIYFERLKDEIREGRSPRSAVPRAWIRARRTIISANAITILSAVVLYIVSVGTVKGFAFALGLATVLDLLVVFLFRHPIMTMLASTKAFLSPRVSGLGRVLPARSTPTQPRNQRAKEA
- a CDS encoding RelA/SpoT family protein; translated protein: MEGTVHPTGDANGSLTDPDGATPAVTGASGAARPTGDVAVTAAADGGSVATSGDPIPSSGFGLSNAPTGRRVRARLARFNAPWQSSQVSEVLEPLISSHRENHPKADARLLQRAFDTAARWHSGQYRKSGDPYITHPLAVATILANLGMDTTTLVAALLHDTIEDTEYSLDQMRTDFGGEVALLVDGVTKLDKVKLGDAAKAETIRKMVVAMAKDPRVLVIKLADRLHNMRTLSFLPAPKREQKAKETLEILAPLAHRLGMNTIKWELEDLAFGTLFPKRFEEINRLIGEHQPQREALLRQVTQKVQVDLKTAKIKAETTGRPKHLYSIYQKMIVRGRDFNDIYDLVGVRILVDTVRDCYAALGVIHANWQPVPGRFKDYIAMPKFNMYQSLHTTVIGPTGKPVEMQIRTYAMHRTAEFGIAAHWKYKEKGTQIVGPPAHIDEMTWLRQLLDWQREAADPSEFLDALRFDLSSQEVYVFTPKGDVIPLPTGSTPVDFAYAVHTEVGHKCIGARVNGKLVPLESTLSNGDVIEIFTSKSETAGPTQDWLGFVKSPRARTKIRQYFNKERREEAIEEGKDAIVKAMRKQGMPLQRMLTSDNLMAIARDLHLADVASLYAAVGDSQVSAQSVVQKLMASYGGEEGAAEDIAETAVATRPPRSRASSHDPGVVVRGVSDVWIKLARCCTPVPPDTVFGFVTRSGGVSVHRDDCANSEDLRAQGERVVEVSWKLTSASTFLVAIQVEALDRHKLLADVTRVLSEERVNILSATVTTTRDRVAVSRFSFEMADPKHLGHLLAAVRKVDGVFDAYRVTSGS
- a CDS encoding peptidylprolyl isomerase, with protein sequence MASSRDRQRKLARAKLDRQMARRAATVRRRRRIQAGVGTALILVLVVAGSAWALGAFDREPTQDTANDEVCLWTPQNTDGNPNLRQVGQPATTGLPVTGTQPMTLTTNQGGPISVELDLANAPCAAASIAHLAGQGFYDNTKCHAITADGAVRCGDPSGTGLGGPSYSFYSENVPPAPEASPSPSADQPPTYPKGTVAMISNPPGANGSQFLIFFEDFTTAEPAFPVIGRVTGGLDVVEKIGALPTVENEAGEKVKPENDDVVVQSLTVGEPGLDPASPADPTPAGTSSPAASGVPEASASAG